A region from the Leguminivora glycinivorella isolate SPB_JAAS2020 chromosome 3, LegGlyc_1.1, whole genome shotgun sequence genome encodes:
- the LOC125224872 gene encoding uncharacterized protein LOC125224872 isoform X3, whose product MDWTLCLLCALISMTSIICHQHIPSPYHEYDQRETNHDRLDQAQRASVHNQATQRISEVEDDQDTQQISESDQATKRIREWVDKATQRWSERDDQATQRMSERALPLDSDRLRLQELQRRFNQEDEGRIVNVHKNTGFHSTPRRGVAPDPVVSPDVVVFPGPSRRSDQAQFVPTVPEECLRTGICEELPDYPEDRVAAIIEQLGNATDKYKVDELDTPEIAQRIGPPEEMELCEFSLKVAMPKAAPDKDGKWHYILNQKDKPLQGFHVEICKN is encoded by the exons ATTTCAATGACATCTATAATATGCCACCAACATATACCCTCGCCGTACCATGAGTACGACCAAAGAGAGACAAACCATGACCGATTGGATCAAGCACAACGAGCGAGCGTGCACAACCAAGCTACGCAGCGGATAAGCGAAGTAGAAGACGATCAAGATACTCAGCAGATAAGCGAGAGCGACCAAGCTACGAAGCGGATACGAGAATGGGTCGACAAAGCTACGCAAAGGTGGAGCGAACGAGACGACCAAGCCACACAGAGAATGAGTGAACGGGCACTTCCTTTAGACAGCGATCGTCTGAGGCTACAAGAGTTGCAAAGAAGGTTTAATCAGGAAGATGAGGGTAGAATCGTGAATGTACATAAAAATACGGGATTTCATTCTACGCCTAGAAGAG GTGTGGCGCCAGACCCGGTGGTATCACCAGATGTCGTGGTGTTCCCGGGCCCGAGCCGGCGCTCCGACCAGGCGCAGTTTGTGCCCACCGTGCCGGAGGAGTGCCTCCGCACGGGCATCTGCGAGGAGCTGCCCGACTACCCGGAGGATCGCGTCGCCGCCATCATTGAGCAG CTCGGCAACGCGACGGACAAGTACAAGGTGGACGAGCTGGACACGCCCGAGATAGCGCAGCGCATCGGCCCGCCAGAGGAAATGGAACTGTGCGAGTTCTCGCTTAAG GTTGCCATGCCTAAGGCGGCTCCCGACAAAGATGGCAAATGGCACTACATCCTGAATCAAAAAGACAAGCCTTTGCAAGGTTTCCACGTTGAGATATGCAA AAATTAG
- the LOC125224872 gene encoding uncharacterized protein LOC125224872 isoform X2: MDWTLCLLCALISMTSIICHQHIPSPYHEYDQRETNHDRLDQAQRASVHNQATQRISEVEDDQDTQQISESDQATKRIREWVDKATQRWSERDDQATQRMSERALPLDSDRLRLQELQRRFNQEDEGRIVNVHKNTGFHSTPRRGVAPDPVVSPDVVVFPGPSRRSDQAQFVPTVPEECLRTGICEELPDYPEDRVAAIIEQLGNATDKYKVDELDTPEIAQRIGPPEEMELCEFSLKVVVPKAAPDKDGNWHYILNQKDKPLQGFHVEICKEDKSPCAKLAHFYSGYEASCKQKYMLRYMAGLNANGEMVEKAFKLPSCCSCVVRQID, from the exons ATTTCAATGACATCTATAATATGCCACCAACATATACCCTCGCCGTACCATGAGTACGACCAAAGAGAGACAAACCATGACCGATTGGATCAAGCACAACGAGCGAGCGTGCACAACCAAGCTACGCAGCGGATAAGCGAAGTAGAAGACGATCAAGATACTCAGCAGATAAGCGAGAGCGACCAAGCTACGAAGCGGATACGAGAATGGGTCGACAAAGCTACGCAAAGGTGGAGCGAACGAGACGACCAAGCCACACAGAGAATGAGTGAACGGGCACTTCCTTTAGACAGCGATCGTCTGAGGCTACAAGAGTTGCAAAGAAGGTTTAATCAGGAAGATGAGGGTAGAATCGTGAATGTACATAAAAATACGGGATTTCATTCTACGCCTAGAAGAG GTGTGGCGCCAGACCCGGTGGTATCACCAGATGTCGTGGTGTTCCCGGGCCCGAGCCGGCGCTCCGACCAGGCGCAGTTTGTGCCCACCGTGCCGGAGGAGTGCCTCCGCACGGGCATCTGCGAGGAGCTGCCCGACTACCCGGAGGATCGCGTCGCCGCCATCATTGAGCAG CTCGGCAACGCGACGGACAAGTACAAGGTGGACGAGCTGGACACGCCCGAGATAGCGCAGCGCATCGGCCCGCCAGAGGAAATGGAACTGTGCGAGTTCTCGCTTAAG GTGGTAGTACCGAAGGCAGCTCCGGACAAAGACGGCAACTGGCACTACATCCTGAACCAGAAGGACAAGCCTTTGCAGGGCTTCCATGTTGAAATATGCAA AGAGGACAAATCTCCCTGCGCGAAGCTGGCGCACTTCTACTCGGGCTACGAAGCCAGCTGCAAGCAAAAATACATGCTTCGCTACATGGCGGGACTAAACGCTAACGGAGAAATGGTCGAGAAGGCTTTCAAGCTGCCTAGCTGCTGCTCTTGCGTGGTCCGGCAAATAGATTAG
- the LOC125224872 gene encoding uncharacterized protein LOC125224872 isoform X1, with protein MDWTLCLLCALISMTSIICHQHIPSPYHEYDQRETNHDRLDQAQRASVHNQATQRISEVEDDQDTQQISESDQATKRIREWVDKATQRWSERDDQATQRMSERALPLDSDRLRLQELQRRFNQEDEGRIVNVHKNTGFHSTPRRGVAPDPVVSPDVVVFPGPSRRSDQAQFVPTVPEECLRTGICEELPDYPEDRVAAIIEQLGNATDKYKVDELDTPEIAQRIGPPEEMELCEFSLKVAMPKAAPDKDGKWHYILNQKDKPLQGFHVEICNKANSPCSKLAYFYSGYEATCKQKYMLRYMAGLNANGELVEKQFKIPSCCSCVVRQTDLD; from the exons ATTTCAATGACATCTATAATATGCCACCAACATATACCCTCGCCGTACCATGAGTACGACCAAAGAGAGACAAACCATGACCGATTGGATCAAGCACAACGAGCGAGCGTGCACAACCAAGCTACGCAGCGGATAAGCGAAGTAGAAGACGATCAAGATACTCAGCAGATAAGCGAGAGCGACCAAGCTACGAAGCGGATACGAGAATGGGTCGACAAAGCTACGCAAAGGTGGAGCGAACGAGACGACCAAGCCACACAGAGAATGAGTGAACGGGCACTTCCTTTAGACAGCGATCGTCTGAGGCTACAAGAGTTGCAAAGAAGGTTTAATCAGGAAGATGAGGGTAGAATCGTGAATGTACATAAAAATACGGGATTTCATTCTACGCCTAGAAGAG GTGTGGCGCCAGACCCGGTGGTATCACCAGATGTCGTGGTGTTCCCGGGCCCGAGCCGGCGCTCCGACCAGGCGCAGTTTGTGCCCACCGTGCCGGAGGAGTGCCTCCGCACGGGCATCTGCGAGGAGCTGCCCGACTACCCGGAGGATCGCGTCGCCGCCATCATTGAGCAG CTCGGCAACGCGACGGACAAGTACAAGGTGGACGAGCTGGACACGCCCGAGATAGCGCAGCGCATCGGCCCGCCAGAGGAAATGGAACTGTGCGAGTTCTCGCTTAAG GTTGCCATGCCTAAGGCGGCTCCCGACAAAGATGGCAAATGGCACTACATCCTGAATCAAAAAGACAAGCCTTTGCAAGGTTTCCACGTTGAGATATGCAA CAAAGCAAATTCCCCGTGTTCAAAGCTGGCATACTTCTACTCTGGCTACGAAGCCACCTGCAAGCAGAAGTACATGCTGCGCTACATGGCCGGCCTCAATGCTAACGGCGAGCTGGTCGAGAAGCAGTTCAAGATACCCAGTTGCTGCTCCTGCGTCGTGCGACAGACTGATTTAGACtaa